A genomic segment from Labrus bergylta chromosome 3, fLabBer1.1, whole genome shotgun sequence encodes:
- the kbtbd13a gene encoding kelch repeat and BTB domain-containing protein 13, whose product MKIYIREAMESSSLDLMESSSWPQLGSCKHPHIFRVVINGSSFDVDRRLLAENCEYFRALFQSGMRECRQDEIQLSCVGALGFLVLLQVLDRKQPMLNSDQIVEAIECAAFLQVPALTKHLISLINSDNCLLMYHTASTFGVWDLSHSSALFIRDLSPDLQDEIHALPCALVDYIESLQPRSYMAVCSHSPSSELLKDLQRTVCYLDETSRDWKVLTHLPLSTSTTMAGLAVLDNKLYIMGGVHNVSKKVVETGFCYCPAANTWSIVCGPQQLRYNFSLIGHDGCLYALGGESNMKALSSVERYRVSDGSWRSVSPLPSPAASVVSAITMNRIFICLWRGQGATDIHEYVPEQDRWLLVTTLIRQHSYGLHMVAHKDNLYVMRNGPCEDFLQCVMDRYNLSSGQWTAMLGQYGNSKSSLFTAVVRGDSVFTLSREATTEFTVEDQTWRLKREMNGFGRIGSIYTFLMRLPKTRAPFIENSVDQNLEKNLRDIRSCHRISPQCPDNL is encoded by the coding sequence ATGAAGATCTACATCAGGGAAGCCATGGAGTCCAGCAGCTTGGACCTGATGGAGTCCAGCAGCTGGCCACAGCTGGGTTCCTGTAAGCACCCTCACATCTTCAGGGTGGTGATCAACGGCAGCTCTTTTGATGTGGATCGAAGACTTCTTGCTGAGAACTGTGAGTACTTTAGAGCTCTGTTCCAGTCTGGGATGAGAGAGTGCCGACAGGACGAGATCCAGCTGAGTTGTGTGGGGGCTCTGGGCTTCCTGGTCCTTCTGCAGGTCCTTGACAGGAAGCAGCCTATGCTAAATAGTGATCAGATCGTAGAAGCCATCGAGTGTGCAGCCTTCCTGCAGGTGCCAGCCCTGACTAAACACCTCATTAGTTTAATCAATTCTGACAACTGCCTGCTGATGTACCACACTGCATCCACCTTTGGGGTCTGGGATCTGTCACACAGCTCGGCGCTGTTCATCAGAGACCTCTCCCCTGACCTGCAGGACGAGATCCACGCCTTACCATGTGCCCTGGTGGACTACATCGAGTCCCTACAGCCCAGAAGCTACATGGCCGTGTGCAGCCACTCGCCCTCCTCTGAGCTGCTGAAGGACCTCCAGAGAACCGTCTGCTACCTGGACGAGACCAGCAGAGACTGGAAGGTCCTGACTCACCttcctttgagcaccagcaccACCATGGCCGGTTTGGCTGTCCTGGACAACAAACTCTACATCATGGGAGGGGTGCACAATGTGAGCAAGAAGGTGGTAGAGACTGGTTTCTGTTACTGTCCTGCAGCCAACACTTGGTCCATCGTCTGCGGCCCCCAACAGCTACGCTACAACTTCAGTCTGATTGGTCATGACGGCTGCCTGTACGCACTGGGGGGCGAGTCCAACATGAAGGCACTGTCGTCTGTGGAGAGATACAGAGTATCTGATGGAAGCTGGAGGTCTGTATCCCCCCTGCCATCCCCTGCAGCCTCAGTGGTCTCTGCAATAACCATGAACAGGATCTTTATCTGTCTCTGGAGGGGTCAAGGGGCCACAGATATACATGAGTACGTACCTGAACAGGACAGGTGGCTGCTGGTCACCACACTAATCCGCCAGCACAGTTATGGTCTCCATATGGTGGCCCATAAGGACAATCTGTATGTGATGCGTAATGGGCCTTGTGAGGATTTTTTACAATGTGTGATGGATCGCTACAACCTGAGCTCGGGGCAGTGGACGGCCATGTTGGGCCAGTACGGGAACAGTAAAAGTTCCCTGTTCACCGCCGTGGTCCGAGGAGACTCAGTGTTCACGCTCAGCCGAGAGGCGACCACAGAGTTCACTGTAGAGGACCAAACATGGAGGCTGAAGCGTGAAATGAACGGTTTCGGAAGAATTGGATCTATATATACATTTCTAATGAGGCTGCCTAAAACCAGAGCCCCCTTTATAGAGAACTCTGTGGATCAGAACCTGGAGAAAAACCTCAGAGACATCAGAAGCTGTCACAGAATCTCCCCACAGTGTCCTGATAACCTATGA
- the rasl12 gene encoding ras-like protein family member 12: MIMFGKVKTGQPAAAAGPNSSPAECNLVLLGMMGSGKSALTVKFLTKRFISEYDPLLEDVYTSEQMVDQQPVTVRVMDTCDQDGPANIERYLSWASVFVVVYSIDSMESFKRCQPYLHMLSLRGKTPVILLGNKLDMDPYRLVSQREAEDLASCFSCVFFEVSACLDFLSVQHVFFEAVRRVRRGRGRLVPAVCISEDRALLPPSSFFTTPCYKELPAPTTAKLVTVRTSRAQSKRRATTLTLLKGFKIF, encoded by the exons ATGATCATGTTTGGGAAAGTAAAGACAGGtcagcctgcagcagcagcaggtccaAACTCAAGTCCAGCTGAGTGTAACCTGGTACTGCTCGGCATGATGGGCTCCGGGAAGTCAG cgCTGACAGTGAAGTTCCTAACCAAGAGATTCATCAGTGAGTACGACCCTCTGCTCG aGGATGTGTATACCTCAGAACAGATGGTAGACCAGCAGCCGGTTACAGTCAGAGTGATGGACACTTGTGACCAG gatggTCCTGCTAACATTGAGCGATACCTGTCCTGGGCCAGTGTCTTCGTGGTGGTCTACAGCATCGACAGCATGGAGAGCTTTAAACGCTGCCAGCCAtacctgcacatgctcagtctGCGTGGGAAAACTCCCGTAATCCTCCTTGGCAACAAGCTGGACATGGATCCATACAGGCTG GTGAGTCAGAGGGAAGCAGAGGATCTGGCGTCCTGCTTCAGCTGTGTGTTCTTCGAGGTGTCGGCCTGTCTGGACTTCCTGTCTGTGCAGCACGTCTTCTTTGAGGCagtgaggagggtgaggaggggacGTGGTCGCCTGGTTCCCGCGGTCTGCATCAGCGAGGACAGAGcgcttctccctccctcctccttcttcaccACCCCCTGCTACAAGGAGCTGCCGGCCCCGACCACCGCCAAACTGGTCACAGTGAGGACTTCCAGAGCTCAGAGCAAACGCAGAGCCACCACGCTCACCCTGCTTAAAGGATTCAAGATCTTCTGA
- the ubap1lb gene encoding ubiquitin-associated protein 1-like produces MNGMDGVPLRMPQNVSQEVKDDVKVIVPDYLAILQDTEYEFSLENWVLAGLQSGLSSQPCPKPPFSSSGQQPSCPPYWMMFSSPQQSRLASRHCSDFWEPNPRQRSHSLNLIVLRSKTAISDSEEEAESAKKAKARLSVKTGSVGKSPANPGPKKAQKAFVPDLLHPPACLSSLPHQRRKNLRQCSLSGIDPSKFTHKTDSQSEKTPDTRAPNTRAPNIRANTLDRLPSIKQPNTTRTSLSPDSCIQPPAAPLRCALTSSLDSTAELLSALSSEERELLGAITARGYPLRTAIIALQKTGRQTPDQILSYLVACDHLCQLGYDMALVEEALEMFQNCETKAEEFLHLLSQFNEMGFQQNAIKEVLLVHENHRERALEELMMRVA; encoded by the exons ATGAACGGTATGGACGGAGTTCCTCTGAGGATGCCACAGAATGTCTCACAAGAAGTCAAAGACGACGTGAAAGTGATAGTTCCTGATTATCTGGCCatcctgcaggacacagag TATGAGTTCAGTCTGGAGAACTGGGTGCTAGCTGGTCTGCAGAGCGGCTTGTCCAGCCAGCCTTGCCCTAAGCCCCCCTTCTCCTCATCGGGCCAGCAGCCATCTTGTCCTCCATACTGGATGATGTTCAGCAGCCCTCAGCAGAGCCGACTGGCCAGTCGTCACTGCTCTGACTTCTGGGAGCCCAACCCTCGCCAGCGCTCCCATAGCCTCAACCTCATTGTGCTGCGCTCTAAGACTGCCATCTCCGActctgaagaggaggcagagagcgCCAAGAAGGCCAAGGCCCGTCTGTCAGTGAAAACCGGCTCAGTTGGAAAGAGTCCTGCTAATCCAGGTCCAAAGAAAGCACAGAAAGCTTTTGTCCCAGACCTCCTGCACCCCCCAGCATGCCTTAGCAGTCTCCCACACCAGCGGAGGAAGAACCTCCGACAGTGCTCCTTGTCCGGGATTGACCCGTCCAAatttacacacaaaacagacagcCAGTCCGAGAAGACCCCAGACACCAGGGCCCCCAACACCAGGGCCCCCAACATCAGAGCCAATACATTGGACAGGCTCCCCAGCATCAAACAGCCCAACACAACACGGACG TCTTTGAGCCCTGACTCCTGCATACAGCCTCCTGCAGCCCCCCTGCGCTGTGCTCTCACCTCGTCCTTAGACTCTACAGCAGAGCTTCTGTCTGCTCTGagctcagaggagagagagctgctggGAGCTATCACTGCCCGGGGATACCCTCTCCGTACCGCCATCATCGCCCTGCAGAAAACAGGCCGGCAGACTCCAGACCAG atccTGAGTTACCTGGTGGCCTGTGACCACCTGTGTCAGCTGGGTTATGACATGGCTCTGGTAGAAGAGGCTCTGGAGATGTTCCAGAACTGTGAGACAAAG GCTGAGGAGTTCCTGCATCTGCTTAGTCAGTTCAACGAGATGGGCTTCCAGCAGAACGCCATCAAAGAGGTGCTGCTGGTCCATGAAAACCACAGAGAGCGAGCGCTGGAGGAGCTGATGATGCGAGTGGCATGA